TTTAGAGTCCAAATTTAACTAGCATACACTTATATTTATTTGATAGATTAGGGGTATATGTGTAGTTTTTGGGTTAAATTTGGAGCTTATAGGTTTATAATTAAGAAAGAATTAGatcaggaggaggaggaggaatgtaGTCATTGAGCTTCCAAAATCCATTCTCCATCTGAACCAAACCTTTATTGATAACAGAGGTCCACCAAGTGGGAGGCACCTTGTAAAGAGCATTCAAGAGATCATCATATTTGTTGACTAGTGCAACATCGAAATCAAATCCCAACTTGAAGTCATTTCCTTCTCCTTGGTAAGCAGCAATTCCATAGAAATGAAGGTTGAGATCATGCGACTGCACGTTGGTGTGTGTCTTTATGTCTGCTGAATTTTGGGTGTTAATGTAAAGCTGTACACCAACCTCTGAATATCTAGTGATAATTAAATCTGGAGGAAGATCAGGAACAATATCCTTATTATTTCGAATGCGCAACAGATGAAGATTAGGCAGGGAATTAAACAATTCCAGAAATGTTTTGTCTCCAACGCGGGGGCAACCATAAACAAAAGCAGTGACTGGATATACGACCGAAGTAGAACCAGATGGCTTGTTATATCCATTGAAAACTATGTCCATTGCATTCAGAGTTGCAAGTGCTCCACCCAAACTATGACCTACTACAGTTATGCTCACATCTTCATTTAATGCTGA
The window above is part of the Euphorbia lathyris chromosome 3, ddEupLath1.1, whole genome shotgun sequence genome. Proteins encoded here:
- the LOC136222584 gene encoding phospholipase A1-II 1-like, which produces MECIASKWKALSGIENNWNGLLDPIDDNLRRYLVQYGERISAVNDCFNGVEQSDGYGLCLFPTEELFIRAGLELGNPFKYEVSDCFYARSEVEIGDWAKRQSAFMGYVAVATDEGKLVLGRRDILICWRGTRLPIEWLKNINFCQTSAPEVFPSNNAKVHQGFLNVYTDKSANSVYSKTSAREQVLAVVRRLVDKYSALNEDVSITVVGHSLGGALATLNAMDIVFNGYNKPSGSTSVVYPVTAFVYGCPRVGDKTFLELFNSLPNLHLLRIRNNKDIVPDLPPDLIITRYSEVGVQLYINTQNSADIKTHTNVQSHDLNLHFYGIAAYQGEGNDFKLGFDFDVALVNKYDDLLNALYKVPPTWWTSVINKGLVQMENGFWKLNDYIPPPPPDLILS